In the Triticum urartu cultivar G1812 unplaced genomic scaffold, Tu2.1 TuUngrouped_contig_5702, whole genome shotgun sequence genome, one interval contains:
- the LOC125529577 gene encoding OVARIAN TUMOR DOMAIN-containing deubiquitinating enzyme 4-like, which produces MLLRYTPAMCLQRCTYTMYSQPSQLQGGLSQSMALWNHSRSHAVSYHTKMGLVSLSPKSTKSSRLQNGTCFACLEQQSKRGLSPRDRILHAKLDMTSHHKFSSISYKPRTTTSLAQKIGGTGAGLSLSFAVSGIANAGGPVDNDIDSKSSSSCAHGKKVYTEYSVTGMPGDGRCLFRSVAHGECIRSGKPIPNENLQRKLADDLRTLVADEFIKRRTETEWFIEGDFDTYVSQIRKPHVWGGEPELLMASHVLQMPITVYMREEAAGGLIAIAEYGQEYGKEDPIRVLYHGCGHYEALHIPGNAEPRSRL; this is translated from the exons ATGCTGCTGCGTTACACGCCTGCTATGTGTTTGCAACGCTGCACCTATACCATGTATTCTCAGCCTAGCCAGTTACAAGGAGGATTGTCACAGAGCATGGCCTTATGGAATCACTCTCGCTCACATGCAGTCAGTTATCACACAAAAATGGGTCTAGTTAGTCTTTCTCCTAAGAGCACAAAATCATCTCGTCTGCAAAATGGGACATGCTTTGCCTGCTTGGAGCAACAGTCTAAACGCGGATTATCACCAAGAGATCGTATCCTACATGCTAAGCTTGATATGACCTCACATCACAAGTTTTCTAGTATTAGCTACAAACCGAGAACGACGACAAGTTTAGCACAAAAAATAGGAGGTACAGGCGCTGGACTTTCCTTGAGTTTCGCAGTTTCTGGGATAGCAAATGCTGGCGGTCCGGTGGATAATGACATTGATTCCAAATCGTCCTCTAGTTGTGCTCATGGGAAGAAAGTTTACACCGAGTATTCTGTCACCG GCATGCCTGGGGATGGTAGATGCTTGTTCCGTTCTGTGGCTCATGGTGAGTGCATTAGGTCAGGGAAACCCATACCTAATGAGAATCTTCAAAGAAAGCTCGCTGATGATTTAAGAACACTG GTTGCTGATGAGTTTATCAAGAGACGGACAGAGACTGAATG GTTTATTGAGGGTGATTTCGATACATATGTCTCTCAGATTCGGAAGCCACATGTGTGGGGAGGAGAGCCAGAATTGCTCATGGCTTCTCACGTTCTTCA GATGCCAATCACTGTTTATATGCGCGAAGAAGCAGCAGGTGGTTTGATAGCGATCGCGGAGTATGGCCAGGAGTACGGGAAAGAAGACCCGATCCGGGTCCTCTATCATGGCTGTGGCCATTATGAAGCGCTGCATATACCAGGAAACGCTGAGCCCAGGTCAAGACTGTAA